The nucleotide sequence TCTAAGCTCACATAGGTAACCATCTTTATTACCAACGGAAGAGGAAAGTGAATCTATTGAGTCGTGAGTGTAgtatttgtttttgaaatttttgaaatttttttgggttGTCATACAATGGTATTTGAATAGGTTCATGATTGTTCATTACtccatgttttttaaaatttggaaaatagtgaaatgtgtttgaaataataattgcatatttgtatttttcctttattatatctattattatcaatcatgtCTTTCAAGTGAGTTAGATAAAATCTCAATACATGTGACATTTAATTAAAGATCACGTTtaaagaatttatgaaattttaaggattttaagaatttattttttcacctATATGAATATTGCATTGATTAAAAACacatattcttattttaaattagggTATTGGTAATAGTAGCGAATACCATTTTACAATTTAATTCAGGTAGAGAAGCtctataatttgatttttttttttttcttttatgaatgaatgttttttttttttttttttttgatattatattccACTTATATTGTATAGtggtttatattattttctaagatGAGATATTAattctagattttttattttaatttttggaaatgtgttttaaagtaTACTAATGTGGTGCAATGtatagaagaagaaagggatagttcaaaaatggaaaaaagaaaaaataaaatgtttatgtaaagattaaattactattttgaagaaattcttataaaaaaaaatataatatatttttgttaagttaaattagattattaagttaatcaattattatacaatatttacattttgtactaattttttaattactctattttgTTCAATTTTAGACCACTACCCCCAACATATTTTGGTTTAAATGGATCATAGATCATAAACAGGTTGTGTCGTGGGTCAAATagttggatgacatgaacaagaATACACGTAACCTGCACTCAACTCACTAGAATGTGTGTCAAAATTGTCACCCCTAGAAACTTCAATCAAGCTCGTTTTAACATCATAAGATTTGAGGATACGGAATTGgattagatataaaataaaaataaaaataaatccaaaaaatatttaaaaaaaaaaaaccaaactaattTAACATCATAAGATTTAGCGACAAAGAATTGGAATAGAAATTAAACCATCGGTTTGGTAGAAAGAGTGAGCAAGTAGTGATTAAATAAACACCCAAACACAAACACTCAATTAAGTTCTAGGCCCAAAAAGAGTGCGACCTTTTCacatgattttttcttttcttttttacattaATTAAAACAGAGCAAGCAGCAATATATACATGAAAGAGAAAGTAATGTTTCCAAATCAGAAGCCAGCCAGCACCTCACAGACTCCATTCTTAAACTCCGTTATTACaaccctttttccttttctactttttcaatATGTAATTTAAACTCCATTGTGTCTGTTACGGCACTCATTAACATCTACTAGATAAGAGATTCAAGTTTTGAAGAAGCCAAGAGTCCCCCAGGTGGGTTTCTCTTATGCCGCTTCTGCAAATCCAACTCTCATATTACCATAATCGAACACGGTGTGGTAGCGACCCATGAAGACGTCTCCCAGGATCCTGCAGTACATAATTGGAATCAGTGGAAAATAGCATCACCAGGATTCGAAGGATGACCTCAAACGATGGTATATAAAGCCACTAAAGTAAATTGGGAAGGGAATAAAATACCAGAGGGGTCCTCGTGGAGGAGGGACGTCCATGGCAATAAAGCCACTAATGCACTGTGCAGCAGCACCCTCGCCCACCTTCAGCACGTACTGATCAACCAAGAAAAGTAATGTAAACCAAGTTCAGATACGTATGCATGTTTACTGGTGACCATTTAATTGAGCAAATAACACAAGTGCGACTACTGAAAATCAGCTGTGCTAATAAGGGGGTCGGAAAACCAGAAAACCATATTCAGCAATCGCTTCTAACaatattctaattctaatttttccaaaatgagAACTTAAAGGAAGTTGGGTAACTGAGTAACCTATTACACCCACCTAATCTCGCTTAGCTTTAGAACCCTAAATAATATATCTTAATTTAGAAGAAACAGGAGTAATGTCATACCTCATTTGCTGAGAGATCAAAAACTTTACCACCAATAGTTAAGGAAACATTAGGCATGGAAGAAAGCTGTAAACAGTCCACAGCTGATTCTCCCATTGGGCTCGGCAGTCGATCACAAAGCTGAAATTGTATCGAAGGTCAGAGTCAATGCTGAAGCACCCTTGTGCAGGATTAAAGGATtaaaaaccaataaataaataaataaattaggcaAAAAGCTCACCTCATTCACATACTCCAATATACGTTCTTTTGTCTGATTCTGCCGAAGCTGGCTTTGCATCCAGACAACTGCCATCTCACAAGCAGAGCATCCAGCATCATGTACACCAGATGACTTGTCACCATTCTTCTCATCCACAACACTCTCAATGCCCATGCTACACAAGCACATGCATGAACCAATGAGCTTATCACATAGATATAGTCAGGATAAGGTAACTGATAATAACATCAGTTGGCAGATGCACAagctgcatttttttttcctgatataatttataatagaGAAACAAtgtgataaataataaaatatattttgcgCCTGACCCAACACCACGAGTCCCATCAAAGGTGCACAACCCAATTTGCGAGCAAATCTTCTGTGGTGATGCCTGTAAAATACAAAATCCAAAAGCTGTAGTCAGTTAATTATAGAAGTACATTAGACATATTCTGGAAACAATTAATGCCACTAACACCTCCCCAGTTATGAAAACGTAATGTGGAACATGTTTGAGCAGCCATGTAAAGTAATCTGGAGATTGAGAAATTAAACTagataaaagataataaaaagataGTGTTCACCTCTGATAAAAGTAAATCCATGATTGTTTCCCCATACTGTGCAACTACAGTCTTGCATTCCTGGCTAACAACTCCGGTGGCTCCAATGGCATGATTTATCATAGCAACAACAGCCGTTGGACCTGCCAAGAAAGACAGACCGAATCAATTAAACCACCATATTTTTAGAGATGCATTGCTATAGCGCTAAAAGTATGGGCTTTCATATCACAGCCGTTTTGTTTGGCGATGTGAATTCTATTTACTGTGAATTCTTATTGCATCTTTTACATGTTGGTGTAAAAACCCTCAGGAGCCAGTATGCTTCTGGAATGTCAATTATATAAAGTATTGActtaaaaaatgagatatttttgCAATAAGCTAATGACTAAACACCACAGAAGCCAGTCATGAACAGAGCAATGCTTTAAATAATCGAAAACACTCTGTATGGTTTTCACAGATGCAGGAAATTTAGATGCACCCAAGCACTTTAATGCATCCGCAAAGTATTAACATCAACAGGGAAGCCTGTCAATATGCTCCACTAAAAGGTACCATCTTTCAGCTAAACACTTCTCCAATCAATAGTAACCTACAAACTGATGAACTGGATCGATAGTAACTGCCATTACTTGACAAAGTTCTAAACCATGAGGGAAGCTACCAAAATGAGCTACTTTTGGGGgagcaaaaaataaaagaaaatagttaaattttttcaaCCTTCCATAAAGAATTTGTATAAGTTTAGATGATACAGATGGAATTTAAGCCAAAACTGAAATCAGGAGTTGGAACCATGGGTATTGAACACATGGAAAAACAATTTGTAGCGGACTCCTATTTCCACAAACAGGTGTACAacttttgaaactaaattacgAAGGATCAAATTTCCTCCAATGAGAATATTAAGTGTATCAACTAGTACAATAAATCCTAGAAGAATATTTGATGGGAcagaagttaaaataaaaacgATTAACCAAACTCTTGAGTGCTGATACATACCGTTGGACCTGCCAACAAAGAAGTTCCAGAATCTGCAATTGCTGCACAACCTCCGGCACAGTACCCTGAGGTAGTATGCTTGTGTCAAAACGACATAATAATCATACTAATTATGTGCTTATACCATTAAAAAAAGGTCTCTAAATCTAGgcttttccttctttcctcCAATTTCCTACTTTTTGGTTTATAAAGCACACAATGGTTTCAAGAGGGGTCTCACCAGTTGTTTCACCATCAATAAGAACTTCGCCCATATCAAACTATCAACAAGAAATATAgataaacaaaatgagaaaataattgatgataaaaatTCAGATATGTTTTACACTATAAGCGACGACATTGCAGATTACCAACCTGCCAATAGCCTTTCTGCGTCACTGGAACATATGTGTGCTCACCCTTGAAGTGATCGGGGTCAACTCCACCAAACACAAGTTCACCCCCTTCATCATCATCTGTCTTGCGGTTGAGCCAGAATGAAAATACTGGCTCCTTAACAAGACCTTGTTTCACCATGTTGTACCACACTGTAACACATGCACATGCCTCATCACATACACAAAAATTCAAGAATAATCAGGCAAGCCTGATTGTGGGTCAATGAGAACGACCTCGGAAAAAGTTAAAGAAGTTAGTATATGGGTTTGTTATACTACAACAAAAAACAGGTAAACTAAGCCTTCTTGATCAAACAATCCACAACACAAAAATATCAAGGTTGTCCAACATACCACACTGGGACAGCATTTCCAACTGAAATCTCTTG is from Vitis riparia cultivar Riparia Gloire de Montpellier isolate 1030 chromosome 10, EGFV_Vit.rip_1.0, whole genome shotgun sequence and encodes:
- the LOC117923617 gene encoding aspartic proteinase A1: MEAKLKAVLVSLFLSSLLFSLASSATTDGLFRIGLKKMKLDQNDQLAARLESKEGESLRASIRKYFRRGNLGDSQDTDIVGLKNYMDAQYFGEIGIGTPPQTFTVIFDTGSSNLWVPSSKCYFSVPCYFHSKYKSSQSSTYRKNGKSADIHYGTGAISGFFSEDNVKVGDLVVKNQDFIEATREPSVTFLVAKFDGILGLGFQEISVGNAVPVWYNMVKQGLVKEPVFSFWLNRKTDDDEGGELVFGGVDPDHFKGEHTYVPVTQKGYWQFDMGEVLIDGETTGYCAGGCAAIADSGTSLLAGPTAVVAMINHAIGATGVVSQECKTVVAQYGETIMDLLLSEASPQKICSQIGLCTFDGTRGVGMGIESVVDEKNGDKSSGVHDAGCSACEMAVVWMQSQLRQNQTKERILEYVNELCDRLPSPMGESAVDCLQLSSMPNVSLTIGGKVFDLSANEYVLKVGEGAAAQCISGFIAMDVPPPRGPLWILGDVFMGRYHTVFDYGNMRVGFAEAA